CACGATCGCGGTGTTGTCCGAGGCGCTGCAGGGGTTGCAGCGGAGCTCGCCGGATCTGCTCGACGCGGTGCACAGCGCGGTGGCGCCGATGCAGACGCTGGCCGAGCAGCGTCAGCAGCTGACCCGGTTCCTGTCCGCCGGGCACGCCACCTTCGGTGAGGTCGCCGAGTCGTTCGAGAACCACATGGACCGGATCATCGTGATCACCACGCAGCTGACCCCGGTCACCGGGGTGATCGCCGACGGCGCCCACACCTTCGCGCCGATGGTCACCCGCATCAACAACCTCGTCAACCGGTTCTTCGACCACGTCTGGCACGAGGACAAGAACCGGGCGGTGGGCAAGTTCATGCTGGTGTTCACCCCGAACCGGATGTACACCCGGCAGGACTGCCCGCGGTACGGCGAACTGGAGGGCCCGAGCTGCCGCACGGCGCCGCTGACCGCCGACCCGCCGGTGATCCCGCCGCCGCTCGATCCGCGCAACTACCGCCCGTCGGGCGGCAACGTCGGCCCGGTCGGCGGGCCCGAGGAGCTCGCACAGCTGCGCGAACTGCTCGGCCCGGACACCACGGTCGCCGACCAGATCCTGCTCGGCCCGATCGCCCGCGGCAACACCATCACGGTGGCCCCGGTCCCCGACGGGTCCGACGCACCGCCGCTGCCCGCCGAAGCGCCGGCCGGCCCGGCCAACCCGGGAGGAGGAAACGGCCCGTGAAACTGCCCGAGACGGCGGTCGGCACCTTCCTGCACACCTACCGCCGCCCGCTGGCCGGACTGACCGTCTTCCTGGTCGTCTGCCTGGCGTTGACCTGGACGGTGTTCGTCACCCTGCAGCGCAACGTCGAGGGCGAAACCCACAGCTACAGCGCGATCTTCACCGATGTGTCCGGGCTCAAGGTCGGCGACGAGGTGCGCATGGCCGGGGTCAAGGTGGGCCGGGTCGACGGGATCACCCTCGACGGCACCACCGCCCGGGTCGACTTCCGGGTGCAGGCCGAACAGACCCTGTACGGAAACACCAAGGCCGCCATCATCTATCAGAACATCATCGGCCAGCGCTACCTCGGCCTGTCGCTGGGCGACTACGGCGACCCCCGGGTGCTGCCGCCGGGGTCGACGATCCCGGTGCAGCGCACCGAACCGTCGTTCGACATCTCGGCGCTGCTCAACGGATTCGAACCGCTGTTCGCGCTGCTGAACCCGGACCAGGTGGACAACCTCACCACCGCGATCGTGCGGTCGCTGCAGGGCGACACCGCAGCGGTGGTCACCCTGATCGCCGAGACCACCCGGCTGGCCGAGTCCTACGCGGGCACCGACGCGATCCTCGACGGGGTGCTCGATCACCTCAACACCGTGGTGGCGACCCTGGCCGACCGCGGTGACGCGCTGCACGCGGGTATCGACTCCGCCGAGACGGTGTTCGCCGGATTCGCCCGGGAGCGCGCGAAATTCATCGACTCGCTGGACCAGACCTCGATCGTGGGCCGGCGGCTGGCCGCCATCGTCGACGACGTCCAGCCCGACCTGCGGGAGTGGCTGGCCCGCGAACCCGGCTTCGCCAAGCACTTCATGGAGGACAAACAGGGTTTCGAGTACATGGCCTTCAACACCCCGCTGCTGCTCAAGGGCCTGGCCCGATTCAGCCAGGGCGGCGCCTACCTCGACGTGTACGCCTGCCATCTGACGGTGTCGCAGTTCCCGCGCATCGACGCGCTGATCCAGGCCATCGTGCGGGAGGGCACCTTCGAGAACCGTCCGACCTACAGCCAGAAGTGCCGGTGACACGATGAACACGCTCAATCGGATTCGCGCCCGGGCCTCGATCACCTCGGTAAGCAAGCTGCGGCTGGGCATCATCGCGGTGACGGTCATCGCGGTCACCCTCGCCGGCGCGCTGGGCCTGGGGCGGCTGGGCATCGGCAAGGAAATCTATATCGCCGAGTTCGCCCAGTCCGCGGGCCTGAGCACCGGCGACCGGGTGACCGTGGCGGGGGTGCAGGTCGGCCGGGTCAGGGGCATGCGGCTGGCCGGCGACCACGTGGCGGTCACCCTCGAGATCGACGACGACCTGACGCTGGGCACCGCCACCAAGGCGGCCATCAAGCTCACCACGCTGCTCGGCGCGCGCTACGTCGAACTCCGCCCGGCCGGCTCCGAGCCGCTGCGCGATCGACGGATTCCCCTGTCCAACACCGAGGTTCCCTATGATCTGCAGTCCGCGCTGCAGGACGCCACGGTCACCTTCGAGGCGGTGGACGCCAGACGGATCGCCGAGTCGATGACCACGCTGTCGGCGCAGCTGCAGCAGGCCCCCGAGGTGCTGCCGCAGGCGCTGGACAACATCGAGCACCTGTCTAAGGTGATCGCGGGCCGCCGCGACCAGATCTACGACCTGCTGCGCCGCACCGAGCAGGTGGCCGAACTGCTCGGCGACCAGCAGCGCAGCCTCGGGCTGCTGCTGCACCAGAGCCACGAGGTGCTCAGCGACCTGGTAGCGCGAAAAGAACTGGTGGTCCGGTTGATCGACGCCACCACCCGGCTGGTCAACCAGCTGCGGCCGGTGCTCATCGAGGACCGCGGCCGCATCGACGAGCTGCTGGCCAACCTGGACGGCATGCTCTCGGCGGTGCACCGCAACGACGCGCTGTTGCGCAACACCCTGCAGATCCTGCCGGTCCCGGTCCGCAATTTCGCCAACGCGACCGGCAACGGCAACGAGTTCGACTTCACCTCGACCGGGGGCACGATGATCGACTCGTTCGTCTGCGCGATCAGCGGACGCGCCAAACAGTTCAACCTGCCGCCGTACTTCGGGGACTGCCGATGACCCTGCGCGCGCTGCTGAAACAGATCGTCGTCGCGGCGATCGCCGGTCTCGCGTGCGGCGGCTGCGCGGGCGGGCCGATCGACGGCAAGCCGATGACCGTCGTCGCGCTGTTCGACAGCGCCAGCGGGCTCTACGAGGGCAACGCGGTCGCGATCCTCGGCATGCCGGTCGGCAAGGTCACCCGGATCGAACCGAGCGGCGCCGAGGTGCGGGTGACGATGCGCATCGACCCCGGCGTGCAGATTCCCGCCGACGTTGCGGCCGTCACCGTGTCCACCTCGATCCTCACCGACCGGCACGTCGAGCTCACCCCGGTGTACCGCGGCGGCCCGACGCTCGCCGACGGCGCGGTGCTGGGACTCGACCGCACCCGCACCCCGGTGGAGTTCGACCGGGTGCTGGCGATGATCGACGAGCTGGCGGTGCAACTCGGCGGCGACGGCAACGGGTCCGGGCCGGTGGCCGAGCTGCTGTCGGTGAGCGCGGCGCTGACCGAAGGCAGGGGCGGCGAGATCCGTTCGGCGCTCGGCGAACTGTCCAAGGCGCTGCGGATGAGCCAGGAGAACGGGGCCCCCACCGGGGATGCGATCACCGCGATCGTCACCAACCTGGACCGGCTGACCGCCGCGGCCGCGGAGAACGACCGGACCATCCGCGAGGTGGGCTCCGCGGTGCGGCAGCTGTCGGCGGTGCTGGCGGCCGAGCGGCTGGGCAGTGGGTCCACCGGGGCGCAGATCAACCAGATCCTCTCCGCGACCGCCGATCTGCTCGAGGCCAACCGCGAGCATCTGAAACAGACCGCGACGGGCATGGAGTCGGTGACCAAGGCCATCGCCGACTACCGGCGCGAGGTCGCCGAAACCCTCGATATCGCCCCGATGCTGCTCGACAACGTCTACAACATGATCGATCACGAGAAGGACGCCATCCGGGCGCATCCGCTGCTGGACAAGGTGGAGCTCAACGGGATGCTGACCAAGGAGTTCTGCAACCTGCTCGGCATGAAACAGCTGGGCTGCAGCACCGGAACCATCCAGGACTACGGGCCGGACTTCGGCCTGACCGACATGCTCGAGGGATTGGCGGGACTGCACCGATGAACCAGCCCGGAAAGTCCAAAAAGCAGCCGGAACCGGTGCGCCGCCGGCCCCTGCGCGACAGACCCCTGCGCGCA
The window above is part of the Mycolicibacterium hassiacum DSM 44199 genome. Proteins encoded here:
- a CDS encoding MlaD family protein encodes the protein MAEKFESAAAPVSDARLLLRGIALLAGIVVLAALAIAKSEGVFSGRLHVVALLTDVGDGLPKGSDVKFRGALVGRVDGVDPAVGGGQNRVELSLDRHFAPAIPATVTARVVPGNVFAVSSVQLIDNGPGPALKPGDRIHQDQSLATVQFQTALTKLREVLAAAGRPGSGDSVGVLAAVAEATSGRGDEIARAGGGARRIVDELNALMDEPGDPAESTIAVLSEALQGLQRSSPDLLDAVHSAVAPMQTLAEQRQQLTRFLSAGHATFGEVAESFENHMDRIIVITTQLTPVTGVIADGAHTFAPMVTRINNLVNRFFDHVWHEDKNRAVGKFMLVFTPNRMYTRQDCPRYGELEGPSCRTAPLTADPPVIPPPLDPRNYRPSGGNVGPVGGPEELAQLRELLGPDTTVADQILLGPIARGNTITVAPVPDGSDAPPLPAEAPAGPANPGGGNGP
- a CDS encoding MlaD family protein gives rise to the protein MKLPETAVGTFLHTYRRPLAGLTVFLVVCLALTWTVFVTLQRNVEGETHSYSAIFTDVSGLKVGDEVRMAGVKVGRVDGITLDGTTARVDFRVQAEQTLYGNTKAAIIYQNIIGQRYLGLSLGDYGDPRVLPPGSTIPVQRTEPSFDISALLNGFEPLFALLNPDQVDNLTTAIVRSLQGDTAAVVTLIAETTRLAESYAGTDAILDGVLDHLNTVVATLADRGDALHAGIDSAETVFAGFARERAKFIDSLDQTSIVGRRLAAIVDDVQPDLREWLAREPGFAKHFMEDKQGFEYMAFNTPLLLKGLARFSQGGAYLDVYACHLTVSQFPRIDALIQAIVREGTFENRPTYSQKCR
- a CDS encoding MCE family protein codes for the protein MNTLNRIRARASITSVSKLRLGIIAVTVIAVTLAGALGLGRLGIGKEIYIAEFAQSAGLSTGDRVTVAGVQVGRVRGMRLAGDHVAVTLEIDDDLTLGTATKAAIKLTTLLGARYVELRPAGSEPLRDRRIPLSNTEVPYDLQSALQDATVTFEAVDARRIAESMTTLSAQLQQAPEVLPQALDNIEHLSKVIAGRRDQIYDLLRRTEQVAELLGDQQRSLGLLLHQSHEVLSDLVARKELVVRLIDATTRLVNQLRPVLIEDRGRIDELLANLDGMLSAVHRNDALLRNTLQILPVPVRNFANATGNGNEFDFTSTGGTMIDSFVCAISGRAKQFNLPPYFGDCR
- a CDS encoding MCE family protein, with the translated sequence MTLRALLKQIVVAAIAGLACGGCAGGPIDGKPMTVVALFDSASGLYEGNAVAILGMPVGKVTRIEPSGAEVRVTMRIDPGVQIPADVAAVTVSTSILTDRHVELTPVYRGGPTLADGAVLGLDRTRTPVEFDRVLAMIDELAVQLGGDGNGSGPVAELLSVSAALTEGRGGEIRSALGELSKALRMSQENGAPTGDAITAIVTNLDRLTAAAAENDRTIREVGSAVRQLSAVLAAERLGSGSTGAQINQILSATADLLEANREHLKQTATGMESVTKAIADYRREVAETLDIAPMLLDNVYNMIDHEKDAIRAHPLLDKVELNGMLTKEFCNLLGMKQLGCSTGTIQDYGPDFGLTDMLEGLAGLHR